One genomic region from Athalia rosae chromosome 3, iyAthRosa1.1, whole genome shotgun sequence encodes:
- the LOC105686881 gene encoding zinc finger FYVE domain-containing protein 9 isoform X3, with protein sequence MSTARGHSILSRSNTMEKFAVDIDKVLDEFEFNEDRAEQIASLPLLKSDENSLIASDDSHSVPQKNYNQPVSESEKVADIITSSTNPDGSPVDISNTIIAKSYNNSDNQNDNLNIHRKIARSESRESGNNFYTQEFLAENKLQHKQSVDSYDSDTPTLTIHNDIASKPLQKKQNENTIIKLKNSYDKKLNQPAAKPSVSNVFSSLNEYINASSTRLDNLDNKIIKQDSSDANMCEGVCENNDTPKVVDTVEVSIMTSINLTSESSSAESKTDNTANTASNVRKISTTVPPEYQNILLPVKLETVGVADSKDSAEVNVEDGNISLLQNLREIDKEPLYTNTTLPAVVDRPKESSSIIDRPEHVYENVYIGTDIPKSQELYATVNKGKLKSAETKNQEEIKHTYENVDFDEPKKLAKTDDKENVYECLYIGNRENFPETTTELEIAAKKITDQLHVSEKSSEQDSKGINLAKLVFQTVQLGIPETENKPVGFSHIDDLSEEELSKYLADLEAEERAQEANTSYENAMTSTYRDSENLVKNKFLNLREDDEDANEAPIFESVIIGELPKVSKVELQEKAKKFPVIDYSKSGPSNEGGTGGDFLVRKGSEKFPELTKVISEVKEEKGKGRKSKKTNEKMRKTSDNSEPSIENIKTQDDDLKSNKTEETSAANPNSSLETQESVPSVAPNEATEYDKSIQESKQEYSSSDKNFQVNSNSDANKANSNPNIPGPSSCTPNIVSCDPEHSKANDPSELNHVKQSPDNDGHSQHGNISCAMGNDEVDFQNSTTDNHENDVDAERPPRPLTLDIVSTVNMEEQHAGESSGTAVRDTERAETDGEREADASPNASETSSLECSMVLGKQPPFWVPDSEAPFCMLCEAKFTLIKRRHHCRACGKVLCSKCCGMKYRLEYQGNIDSRVCLPCYQLLVRESGGDLPSDYGHFSDRDINSPHLAGSLPSPPTVMVPVGVLKREGSTKQRPEGPKSVMFSDGIRPGCDLTELDSSWDPKPPYRKPRNKRLPTPPGPSSTSTMAKRQNLPPLDPNTNSYIPQDPNLLPPTVTIHKGQISYHDVLDQTRLYESLKNECEPPIMFAINRNLYAYVKITNLSCCVNRICWNVTSRGLACVGQDEVILLVETLPGDTLIPKDLLVHINLIYVEAIKGNTITELGVSIHQGGNLLGSREHAGFLFIRQTFQCLQRIVLPPPPFLVGLLVHRWETPWAKVFPLRLVLRLGAEYRYYPCPLVSVRFRDAVYSEIGHTIMKVLADFRNFAYTLPGVRGLAIHMQDRTTDVMFPKNRYDQVIRGLNNSNDHVLAYASNFSTTADSHLVCIQTNTGDESNYQTQAINIHNKPRRVTGASFVVINGALKSSMGLSAKSSIVEDGLMVQIMPEKMEALKAALKNMQDFSIGCGPQGAAEPDETVNIKWVDNDMQFNIGVKSPIDSKPMDGIPSIRVHNGTDYMGTSRFIRWTEVFIIRSDDHPNGVHDPVDINRLSESIARATCAALVKLLDLLATAGLTKIAVRTTIHPDNVGYEAGSEGTRLPPIYMKSLDNELIQVLHKAAQSSQETYTVLELIFHVLDD encoded by the exons ATGTCAACTGCTAGAGGCCACTCTATTTTGAGCCGTTCAAACACCATGGAAAAGTTTGCTGTCGATATAGACAAAGTACTTGATGAGTTCGAATTCAACGAAG ATCGTGCAGAACAGATTGCATCTTTACCTCTGTTAAAAAGTGATGAAAACTCCTTGATAGCTAGTGATGATTCACACTCGGTGCCTCAAAAGAATTATAATCAGCCAGTGTCCGAGAGTGAAAAAGTAGCAGACATTATAACCAGTTCCACGAACCCAGATGGAAGCCCGGTCGATATTTCTAACACGATAATAGCTAAATCCTACAATAATAGTGATAACcaaaatgataatttgaaCATACATAGAAAAATTGCAAGATCGGAAAGCAGAGAGTCAGGAAACAATTTTTACACCCAGGAATTCTTGGCTGAGAATAAGCTTCAACATAAACAGTCGGTAGATAGTTATGACTCTGATACACCGACATTGACTATTCACAATGATATAGCAAGTAAACCCCTTCAGAAAAAGCAGAATGAAAATACTATCATCAAACTTAAAAACAGCTATGACAAAAAACTGAATCAACCTGCTGCTAAACCAAGTGTAAGCAATGTATTCAGCAGTTTGAATGAATACATCAATGCATCCAGTACTAGGTTGGATAATctagataataaaataattaaacaagaTTCCAGTGATGCAAATATGTGCGAAGGAGTTTGTGAAAACAACGATACCCCCAAAGTCGTTGATACTGTTGAAGTTTCCATCATGACCTCGATAAATCTTACCTCAGAAAGTAGCAGTGCAGAATCAAAAACAGATAATACAGCAAACACTGCGAGTAATgttagaaaaatatcaactaCAGTTCCTCCAGAGTATCAAAACATTCTGTTACCAGTCAAACTAGAGACAGTAGGTGTAGCCGACAGTAAAGATAGCGCTGAAGTCAATGTTGAGGATGGCAATATTAGTTTGCTACAAAATTTGCGAGAGATAGATAAAGAACCATTGTACACAAATACAACTTTACCTGCAGTTGTTGACAGACCAAAGGAGTCCTCGAGTATCATAGATAGGCCTGAACATGTTTACGAAAACGTTTATATTGGAACTGATATCCCCAAATCACAAGAATTATATGCTACCGTGAATAAAGGCAAACTAAAATCTGCAGAGACTAAGAATCAAGAAGAAATCAAACATACTTATGAAAATGTAGACTTTGATGAGCCAAAGAAATTAGCAAAGACTGATGACAAAGAGAATGTATACGAGTGCCTCTACATTGGtaatagagaaaattttcctgaAACTACAACTGAGCTTGAAATAGCAGCCAAAAAGATAACGGATCAGCTCCATGTTAGTGAAAAAAGTTCCGAACAGGACAGTAAAGGAATCAATCTTGCTAAACTGGTATTTCAAACCGTGCAACTTGGTATACCAGAAACGGAAAACAAACCTGTTGGATTCAGTCACATCGATGATTTATCTGAGGAAGAATTAAGTAAGTACTTGGCAGATTTAGAAGCCGAAGAAAGAGCACAAGAAGCAAATACTTCGTACGAAAATGCAATGACGAGTACTTACAGGGACTCTGAAAACttagttaaaaataaatttctaaacTTACGAGAAGACGACGAGGATGCAAACGAGGCACCCATATTTGAAAGTGTTATTATTGGGGAGTTACCTAAAGTCTCAAAAGTGGAATTGCAGGAAAAAGCTAAGAAATTTCCAGTTATTGATTATAGCAAGAGCGGACCAAGCAATGAAGGGGGAACTGGAGGTGATTTTTTAGTGAGGAAAggttccgaaaaatttcccgaacTTACAAAGGTTATTTCCGAGGTGAAGGAAGAGaagggaaagggaagaaaaagtaaaaagaccAATGAGAAGATGAGAAAGACCTCGGATAATTCGGAACCAAGTatcgaaaatatcaaaacaCAAGACGATGATCTTAAATCCAATAAAACTGAGGAAACTAGTGCAGCTAATCCTAATTCTAGTttagagacccaagaatctgTACCTTCTGTGGCACCTAATGAAGCAACAGAATATGACAAAAGCATCCAAGAATCCAAACAAGAATACTCTTCTAGTGATAAAAACTTTCAAGTCAACTCAAACTCTGATGCTAACAAGGCTAATTCTAATCCCAACATTCCCGGTCCATCCTCATGTACTCCAAACATAGTTTCATGTGACCCTGAACATTCTAAGGCTAATGACCCATCTGAACTTAATCATGTTAAGCAATCTCCCGATAATGATGGTCACAGCCAACATGGTAACATTTCTTGCGCTATGGGGAATGACGAagtagattttcaaaatagcaCTACTGACAACCATGAGAATGATGTGGACGCTGAGCGGCCTCCAAGGCCATTAACTTTGGATATTGTGTCAACGGTGAATATGGAAGAACAACATGCAGGTG AATCTTCCGGTACGGCTGTTAGGGATACTGAACGGGCAGAAACTGATGGTGAGAGAGAAGCGGACGCATCGCCCAATGCTTCGGAAACTTCATCATTAGAATGTAGCATGGTATTAGGAAAACAACCTCCGTTCTGGGTACCTGATAGCGAAGCACCGTTTTGCATGCTTTGCGAAGCCAAGTTCACATTAATAAAAAGGCGGCATCATTGTCGCGCCTGTGGCAAAGTATTGTGCAGCAAATGTTGCGGCATGAAGTACAGATTGGAATATCAAGGCAACATTGATTCACGCGTATGCTTGCCATGTTATCAGTTGCTTGTCAGAG AAAGCGGCGGAGATTTGCCAAGTGACTATGGCCATTTTTCTGACAGGGACATAAACTCACCACAC CTAGCTGGCAGCTTACCATCTCCACCAACCGTTATGGTCCCTGTTGGTGTATTAAAGAGGGAAGGTAGTACAAAACAGCGACCCGAAGGACCGAAATCTGTCATGTTTAGCGATG GAATAAGGCCTGGCTGTGACCTGACAGAGCTCGATTCATCCTGGGATCCTAAGCCACCTTATCGGAAGCCTAGAAATAAAAGATTACCTACTCCCCCAGGGCCTTCGTCGACATCTACAATGGCCAAGAGGCAGAATCTGCCGCCATTAGATCCAAATACAAACAGTTACATACCGCAGGATCCAAATCTATTGCCACCAACTGTAACTATCCACAAAGGCC AAATTAGTTATCACGACGTTTTGGACCAAACTCGACTTTACGAGTCATTGAAGAATGAGTGCGAACCCCCGATAATGTTTGCCATTAATAGGAATCTCTATGCTTATGTGAAAATAACTAATT TAAGTTGTTGCGTCAACAGGATATGCTGGAACGTTACATCCAGAGGCTTGGCCTGTGTTGGCCAAGATGAGGTCATATTATTAGTAGAGACTTTACCTGGAGATACTCTTATCCCAAAGGATCTTCTCGTGCATATCAATTTAATATATGTTGAGGCAATCAAAG gcAATACGATAACAGAGCTTGGTGTATCGATACATCAGGGTGGAAACTTGTTAGGATCTCGAGAGCATGCGGGAttcctttttattcgtcaAACCTTCCAGTGCCTACAAAGAATTGTTTTGCCGCCTCCGCCATTTCTCGTTGGCCTTTTAGTTCATAG gTGGGAAACACCTTGGGCAAAGGTTTTCCCTTTACGACTGGTGTTGCGCCTTGGTGCGGAATATCGTTACTATCCATGCCCTCTAGTTTCAGTTAGATTTCGGGATGCTGTGTATTCTGAGATTGGGCATACTATAATGAAAGTTCTGGCTGACTTCAGAAACTTTGCTTATACCCTACCAGGCGTCAGAGGTTTGGCTATTCATATGCAGGACAGAACAACCGACGTTATGTTTccaaaaaatcgatacgaCCAGGTCATCCGAGGACTCAACAACTCTAATGATCACGTACTGGCATATGCCTCAAACTTCAGCACAACAGCGGACTCTCATTTAGTCTGCATACAAACCAACACTGGTGATGAGAGCAACTATCAAACGCAAGCAATTAACATTCACAATAAACCGAGAAGAG TAACGGGGGCTAGTTTTGTGGTCATTAATGGTGCTCTGAAATCATCAATGGGGCTTTCTGCAAAATCTAGTATCGTAGAGGATGGACTGATGGTGCAGATAATGCCGGAAAAAATGGAAGCGCTTAAGGCCGCATTAAAAAATATgcaagatttttcaatcggcTGCGGACCTCAAGGCGCTGCTGAACCAGACGAAACTGTCAACATCAAATGGGTTGATAACGACATGCAATTCAACATTGG TGTGAAAAGCCCGATTGACAGTAAACCAATGGATGGTATACCATCGATTAGAGTTCATAACGGAACTGACTACATGGGAACTAGTCGGTTCATACGTTGGACGGAAGTATTCATTATCAGG TCCGATGATCATCCAAACGGCGTTCACGATCCGGTAGACATCAATAGATTATCAGAAAGTATAGCACGTGCAACTTGTGCAGCACTAGTCAAGTTATTAGATCTTTTAGCTACCGCTGGCCTCACCAAAATTGCAGTGAGAACGACTATACATCCCGACAAT gttGGTTATGAGGCTGGCAGCGAAGGAACACGATTACCGCCTATCTATATGAAAAGTCTTGACAACGAGCTAATTCAGGTACTCCATAAGGCAGCGCAAAGCAGCCAAGAAACTTATACAGTTCTAGAATTGATATTTCATGTGTTAGATGACTGA
- the LOC105686881 gene encoding zinc finger FYVE domain-containing protein 9 isoform X4 — translation MSTARGHSILSRSNTMEKFAVDIDKVLDEFEFNEDRAEQIASLPLLKSDENSLIASDDSHSVPQKNYNQPVSESEKVADIITSSTNPDGSPVDISNTIIAKSYNNSDNQNDNLNIHRKIARSESRESGNNFYTQEFLAENKLQHKQSVDSYDSDTPTLTIHNDIASKPLQKKQNENTIIKLKNSYDKKLNQPAAKPSVSNVFSSLNEYINASSTRLDNLDNKIIKQDSSDANMCEGVCENNDTPKVVDTVEVSIMTSINLTSESSSAESKTDNTANTASNVRKISTTVPPEYQNILLPVKLETVGVADSKDSAEVNVEDGNISLLQNLREIDKEPLYTNTTLPAVVDRPKESSSIIDRPEHVYENVYIGTDIPKSQELYATVNKGKLKSAETKNQEEIKHTYENVDFDEPKKLAKTDDKENVYECLYIGNRENFPETTTELEIAAKKITDQLHVSEKSSEQDSKGINLAKLVFQTVQLGIPETENKPVGFSHIDDLSEEELSKYLADLEAEERAQEANTSYENAMTSTYRDSENLVKNKFLNLREDDEDANEAPIFESVIIGELPKVSKVELQEKAKKFPVIDYSKSGPSNEGGTGGDFLVRKGSEKFPELTKVISEVKEEKGKGRKSKKTNEKMRKTSDNSEPSIENIKTQDDDLKSNKTEETSAANPNSSLETQESVPSVAPNEATEYDKSIQESKQEYSSSDKNFQVNSNSDANKANSNPNIPGPSSCTPNIVSCDPEHSKANDPSELNHVKQSPDNDGHSQHGNISCAMGNDEVDFQNSTTDNHENDVDAERPPRPLTLDIVSTVNMEEQHAGESSGTAVRDTERAETDGEREADASPNASETSSLECSMVLGKQPPFWVPDSEAPFCMLCEAKFTLIKRRHHCRACGKVLCSKCCGMKYRLEYQGNIDSRVCLPCYQLLVRESGGDLPSDYGHFSDRDINSPHGRQPNPNNPMEYCSTIPPLQQLAGSLPSPPTVMVPVGVLKREGSTKQRPEGPKSVMFSDGPSSTSTMAKRQNLPPLDPNTNSYIPQDPNLLPPTVTIHKGQISYHDVLDQTRLYESLKNECEPPIMFAINRNLYAYVKITNLSCCVNRICWNVTSRGLACVGQDEVILLVETLPGDTLIPKDLLVHINLIYVEAIKGNTITELGVSIHQGGNLLGSREHAGFLFIRQTFQCLQRIVLPPPPFLVGLLVHRWETPWAKVFPLRLVLRLGAEYRYYPCPLVSVRFRDAVYSEIGHTIMKVLADFRNFAYTLPGVRGLAIHMQDRTTDVMFPKNRYDQVIRGLNNSNDHVLAYASNFSTTADSHLVCIQTNTGDESNYQTQAINIHNKPRRVTGASFVVINGALKSSMGLSAKSSIVEDGLMVQIMPEKMEALKAALKNMQDFSIGCGPQGAAEPDETVNIKWVDNDMQFNIGVKSPIDSKPMDGIPSIRVHNGTDYMGTSRFIRWTEVFIIRSDDHPNGVHDPVDINRLSESIARATCAALVKLLDLLATAGLTKIAVRTTIHPDNVGYEAGSEGTRLPPIYMKSLDNELIQVLHKAAQSSQETYTVLELIFHVLDD, via the exons ATGTCAACTGCTAGAGGCCACTCTATTTTGAGCCGTTCAAACACCATGGAAAAGTTTGCTGTCGATATAGACAAAGTACTTGATGAGTTCGAATTCAACGAAG ATCGTGCAGAACAGATTGCATCTTTACCTCTGTTAAAAAGTGATGAAAACTCCTTGATAGCTAGTGATGATTCACACTCGGTGCCTCAAAAGAATTATAATCAGCCAGTGTCCGAGAGTGAAAAAGTAGCAGACATTATAACCAGTTCCACGAACCCAGATGGAAGCCCGGTCGATATTTCTAACACGATAATAGCTAAATCCTACAATAATAGTGATAACcaaaatgataatttgaaCATACATAGAAAAATTGCAAGATCGGAAAGCAGAGAGTCAGGAAACAATTTTTACACCCAGGAATTCTTGGCTGAGAATAAGCTTCAACATAAACAGTCGGTAGATAGTTATGACTCTGATACACCGACATTGACTATTCACAATGATATAGCAAGTAAACCCCTTCAGAAAAAGCAGAATGAAAATACTATCATCAAACTTAAAAACAGCTATGACAAAAAACTGAATCAACCTGCTGCTAAACCAAGTGTAAGCAATGTATTCAGCAGTTTGAATGAATACATCAATGCATCCAGTACTAGGTTGGATAATctagataataaaataattaaacaagaTTCCAGTGATGCAAATATGTGCGAAGGAGTTTGTGAAAACAACGATACCCCCAAAGTCGTTGATACTGTTGAAGTTTCCATCATGACCTCGATAAATCTTACCTCAGAAAGTAGCAGTGCAGAATCAAAAACAGATAATACAGCAAACACTGCGAGTAATgttagaaaaatatcaactaCAGTTCCTCCAGAGTATCAAAACATTCTGTTACCAGTCAAACTAGAGACAGTAGGTGTAGCCGACAGTAAAGATAGCGCTGAAGTCAATGTTGAGGATGGCAATATTAGTTTGCTACAAAATTTGCGAGAGATAGATAAAGAACCATTGTACACAAATACAACTTTACCTGCAGTTGTTGACAGACCAAAGGAGTCCTCGAGTATCATAGATAGGCCTGAACATGTTTACGAAAACGTTTATATTGGAACTGATATCCCCAAATCACAAGAATTATATGCTACCGTGAATAAAGGCAAACTAAAATCTGCAGAGACTAAGAATCAAGAAGAAATCAAACATACTTATGAAAATGTAGACTTTGATGAGCCAAAGAAATTAGCAAAGACTGATGACAAAGAGAATGTATACGAGTGCCTCTACATTGGtaatagagaaaattttcctgaAACTACAACTGAGCTTGAAATAGCAGCCAAAAAGATAACGGATCAGCTCCATGTTAGTGAAAAAAGTTCCGAACAGGACAGTAAAGGAATCAATCTTGCTAAACTGGTATTTCAAACCGTGCAACTTGGTATACCAGAAACGGAAAACAAACCTGTTGGATTCAGTCACATCGATGATTTATCTGAGGAAGAATTAAGTAAGTACTTGGCAGATTTAGAAGCCGAAGAAAGAGCACAAGAAGCAAATACTTCGTACGAAAATGCAATGACGAGTACTTACAGGGACTCTGAAAACttagttaaaaataaatttctaaacTTACGAGAAGACGACGAGGATGCAAACGAGGCACCCATATTTGAAAGTGTTATTATTGGGGAGTTACCTAAAGTCTCAAAAGTGGAATTGCAGGAAAAAGCTAAGAAATTTCCAGTTATTGATTATAGCAAGAGCGGACCAAGCAATGAAGGGGGAACTGGAGGTGATTTTTTAGTGAGGAAAggttccgaaaaatttcccgaacTTACAAAGGTTATTTCCGAGGTGAAGGAAGAGaagggaaagggaagaaaaagtaaaaagaccAATGAGAAGATGAGAAAGACCTCGGATAATTCGGAACCAAGTatcgaaaatatcaaaacaCAAGACGATGATCTTAAATCCAATAAAACTGAGGAAACTAGTGCAGCTAATCCTAATTCTAGTttagagacccaagaatctgTACCTTCTGTGGCACCTAATGAAGCAACAGAATATGACAAAAGCATCCAAGAATCCAAACAAGAATACTCTTCTAGTGATAAAAACTTTCAAGTCAACTCAAACTCTGATGCTAACAAGGCTAATTCTAATCCCAACATTCCCGGTCCATCCTCATGTACTCCAAACATAGTTTCATGTGACCCTGAACATTCTAAGGCTAATGACCCATCTGAACTTAATCATGTTAAGCAATCTCCCGATAATGATGGTCACAGCCAACATGGTAACATTTCTTGCGCTATGGGGAATGACGAagtagattttcaaaatagcaCTACTGACAACCATGAGAATGATGTGGACGCTGAGCGGCCTCCAAGGCCATTAACTTTGGATATTGTGTCAACGGTGAATATGGAAGAACAACATGCAGGTG AATCTTCCGGTACGGCTGTTAGGGATACTGAACGGGCAGAAACTGATGGTGAGAGAGAAGCGGACGCATCGCCCAATGCTTCGGAAACTTCATCATTAGAATGTAGCATGGTATTAGGAAAACAACCTCCGTTCTGGGTACCTGATAGCGAAGCACCGTTTTGCATGCTTTGCGAAGCCAAGTTCACATTAATAAAAAGGCGGCATCATTGTCGCGCCTGTGGCAAAGTATTGTGCAGCAAATGTTGCGGCATGAAGTACAGATTGGAATATCAAGGCAACATTGATTCACGCGTATGCTTGCCATGTTATCAGTTGCTTGTCAGAG AAAGCGGCGGAGATTTGCCAAGTGACTATGGCCATTTTTCTGACAGGGACATAAACTCACCACAC GGGAGACAGCCAAATCCGAATAATCCGATGGAGTATTGTTCAACTATACCACCTTTACAACAGCTAGCTGGCAGCTTACCATCTCCACCAACCGTTATGGTCCCTGTTGGTGTATTAAAGAGGGAAGGTAGTACAAAACAGCGACCCGAAGGACCGAAATCTGTCATGTTTAGCGATG GGCCTTCGTCGACATCTACAATGGCCAAGAGGCAGAATCTGCCGCCATTAGATCCAAATACAAACAGTTACATACCGCAGGATCCAAATCTATTGCCACCAACTGTAACTATCCACAAAGGCC AAATTAGTTATCACGACGTTTTGGACCAAACTCGACTTTACGAGTCATTGAAGAATGAGTGCGAACCCCCGATAATGTTTGCCATTAATAGGAATCTCTATGCTTATGTGAAAATAACTAATT TAAGTTGTTGCGTCAACAGGATATGCTGGAACGTTACATCCAGAGGCTTGGCCTGTGTTGGCCAAGATGAGGTCATATTATTAGTAGAGACTTTACCTGGAGATACTCTTATCCCAAAGGATCTTCTCGTGCATATCAATTTAATATATGTTGAGGCAATCAAAG gcAATACGATAACAGAGCTTGGTGTATCGATACATCAGGGTGGAAACTTGTTAGGATCTCGAGAGCATGCGGGAttcctttttattcgtcaAACCTTCCAGTGCCTACAAAGAATTGTTTTGCCGCCTCCGCCATTTCTCGTTGGCCTTTTAGTTCATAG gTGGGAAACACCTTGGGCAAAGGTTTTCCCTTTACGACTGGTGTTGCGCCTTGGTGCGGAATATCGTTACTATCCATGCCCTCTAGTTTCAGTTAGATTTCGGGATGCTGTGTATTCTGAGATTGGGCATACTATAATGAAAGTTCTGGCTGACTTCAGAAACTTTGCTTATACCCTACCAGGCGTCAGAGGTTTGGCTATTCATATGCAGGACAGAACAACCGACGTTATGTTTccaaaaaatcgatacgaCCAGGTCATCCGAGGACTCAACAACTCTAATGATCACGTACTGGCATATGCCTCAAACTTCAGCACAACAGCGGACTCTCATTTAGTCTGCATACAAACCAACACTGGTGATGAGAGCAACTATCAAACGCAAGCAATTAACATTCACAATAAACCGAGAAGAG TAACGGGGGCTAGTTTTGTGGTCATTAATGGTGCTCTGAAATCATCAATGGGGCTTTCTGCAAAATCTAGTATCGTAGAGGATGGACTGATGGTGCAGATAATGCCGGAAAAAATGGAAGCGCTTAAGGCCGCATTAAAAAATATgcaagatttttcaatcggcTGCGGACCTCAAGGCGCTGCTGAACCAGACGAAACTGTCAACATCAAATGGGTTGATAACGACATGCAATTCAACATTGG TGTGAAAAGCCCGATTGACAGTAAACCAATGGATGGTATACCATCGATTAGAGTTCATAACGGAACTGACTACATGGGAACTAGTCGGTTCATACGTTGGACGGAAGTATTCATTATCAGG TCCGATGATCATCCAAACGGCGTTCACGATCCGGTAGACATCAATAGATTATCAGAAAGTATAGCACGTGCAACTTGTGCAGCACTAGTCAAGTTATTAGATCTTTTAGCTACCGCTGGCCTCACCAAAATTGCAGTGAGAACGACTATACATCCCGACAAT gttGGTTATGAGGCTGGCAGCGAAGGAACACGATTACCGCCTATCTATATGAAAAGTCTTGACAACGAGCTAATTCAGGTACTCCATAAGGCAGCGCAAAGCAGCCAAGAAACTTATACAGTTCTAGAATTGATATTTCATGTGTTAGATGACTGA